One Deltaproteobacteria bacterium genomic window carries:
- the larA gene encoding nickel-dependent lactate racemase, which yields MPTVEIPFGGKTVSVEIPEGCLGAVVGPRRVPPAPDPVGEIESALARPIGTPPLEKLLRPGRKAAVIIDDITRKTPTALMLPPVLNLLTSAGIPPADITIVIALGTHRPMTEEEVLYKIGPEVARLYPVVNVPARDEAQMVSIGTSPMGIPVRVNRTVAEADIRIGLGMIVPHQDVGYGGGGKIIFPGVCSAETIEAFHARTAPITTNQLGVVESPLRIDLEAFVSEHIPLDFIVNAVLTHGNALYRCVAGDACRAHRAGIKYAMEVYGVPFERKYPVVIASACPYEIDLWQATKALASGAMMTEDKGTLILAAACPEGIGPHPLFAQYMGMGLEELLDALNLGEVESPAAAAEAVAVCRMKERIRVAVVSPGITEREARTMGMEYFASLEMAINIVLERYEGRKIGVLTHGGTTLPIL from the coding sequence TTGCCGACGGTTGAAATTCCATTCGGAGGAAAAACGGTATCGGTGGAGATCCCCGAGGGTTGTCTGGGTGCCGTTGTAGGCCCCCGCCGGGTGCCCCCCGCCCCGGACCCCGTGGGCGAGATCGAATCGGCCCTTGCGCGGCCCATAGGAACCCCTCCCCTTGAAAAGCTCCTGCGCCCCGGGCGGAAAGCGGCGGTCATTATTGACGACATTACCCGCAAAACACCCACCGCCCTTATGCTGCCCCCCGTGCTGAACCTGTTGACATCAGCCGGAATCCCTCCTGCGGATATCACTATCGTAATCGCCCTCGGAACCCACCGGCCCATGACGGAAGAAGAAGTCCTGTATAAGATCGGTCCTGAGGTCGCCCGCCTCTATCCGGTCGTTAACGTGCCTGCCAGGGATGAGGCCCAGATGGTCTCAATCGGCACATCTCCCATGGGGATTCCGGTCCGTGTCAATAGAACCGTGGCCGAGGCCGATATCCGTATCGGACTGGGTATGATCGTCCCTCATCAGGACGTGGGTTACGGGGGCGGAGGCAAGATCATTTTTCCGGGCGTGTGCAGTGCCGAAACCATAGAGGCCTTCCACGCAAGAACGGCTCCCATCACCACGAACCAGCTCGGGGTGGTGGAGTCTCCCCTTCGTATTGACCTGGAGGCATTCGTCTCGGAACATATTCCCCTGGACTTTATCGTGAACGCGGTTCTTACCCATGGAAACGCCCTGTACCGGTGTGTTGCAGGGGACGCCTGCCGGGCTCACCGCGCAGGGATTAAATATGCCATGGAAGTTTACGGGGTACCGTTTGAACGGAAATACCCGGTGGTGATCGCAAGCGCCTGTCCCTATGAAATCGACCTGTGGCAGGCCACCAAGGCCCTTGCAAGCGGAGCCATGATGACTGAAGACAAGGGCACCCTGATCCTGGCCGCAGCCTGTCCTGAGGGAATCGGTCCCCATCCCCTGTTTGCACAGTACATGGGGATGGGTCTGGAGGAACTCTTGGACGCCTTGAACCTGGGCGAGGTTGAAAGCCCCGCGGCAGCGGCCGAGGCCGTAGCCGTATGCCGGATGAAAGAACGGATCAGGGTGGCTGTCGTATCCCCGGGTATAACGGAAAGGGAGGCCCGGACCATGGGGATGGAATACTTTGCATCCCTTGAAATGGCCATAAACATTGTCCTTGAACGATACGAGGGTCGGAAAATCGGCGTGCTTACCCACGGAGGCACAACCCTTCCGATCCTATAA
- the cas2 gene encoding CRISPR-associated endonuclease Cas2 gives MFCLVCFDIVDDRSRQRVVKVLKSYGERVQKSVFECPGLSEERFLKMKNSLEDMIDVSEDTIRYYHLCKACLRRFEFSGIGGKPEEGTFRIL, from the coding sequence ATGTTCTGCCTGGTGTGCTTTGATATAGTGGATGACCGTTCAAGGCAACGTGTGGTCAAGGTACTGAAGTCATACGGTGAACGGGTACAGAAATCTGTTTTTGAGTGCCCGGGGCTCTCGGAAGAAAGATTCCTGAAGATGAAAAACAGCCTTGAAGACATGATCGATGTATCAGAAGATACAATCCGGTATTATCACCTGTGTAAGGCATGTCTCCGGAGATTCGAGTTTTCGGGGATCGGGGGAAAACCGGAAGAAGGGACATTCAGAATACTTTGA
- the cas1 gene encoding CRISPR-associated endonuclease Cas1, whose product MESIYVLEPGAYLRREGRSLKVVKGGKVIQEIPAEGLKKLMLVGYVSLSGGVLDFLIQNRVETVFITPSGRFRARLALDEHRHVALRKAQYVRLSEPGFALNTARIIVQGKIGNMARFLLLRARQYNNEALRIGAVKLKSLAGAVRGIQNLDMLRGLEGNATRIYFELFHYLIRNSLFEFHGRNRRPPLDPVNAMLSFVYTLLTNEVLSAIKTCGLDPYLGCLHEVSYGRPSLACDLVEEYRCFLGDRIVLGLINRKAVTPDDFVFRKNSPDNYVTEEEMKAKRPVEMKPSMNRVFVKSYERVMNKRIRYGNPPIKTNYRMLILHQSRAFARYLEDPETPYVPFEWEA is encoded by the coding sequence ATGGAAAGTATCTATGTGCTCGAACCCGGAGCATATCTCCGAAGGGAGGGACGTTCCCTGAAGGTGGTGAAAGGGGGAAAGGTTATTCAGGAGATCCCCGCCGAAGGACTGAAGAAGCTCATGCTCGTGGGTTACGTGTCTCTCAGCGGAGGGGTCCTGGATTTCCTGATCCAGAACCGGGTAGAGACAGTATTTATCACCCCGAGCGGCCGCTTCAGGGCACGGCTCGCCCTTGACGAGCACCGCCACGTGGCCCTGCGAAAGGCGCAGTACGTCCGCTTGAGTGAGCCCGGGTTCGCGCTGAATACGGCCCGTATCATTGTGCAGGGCAAAATCGGGAACATGGCCCGCTTCTTGCTGTTGCGCGCCAGGCAGTATAACAATGAAGCGCTGCGCATCGGGGCGGTCAAATTGAAGTCCCTTGCGGGCGCCGTGCGCGGCATACAGAACCTTGACATGCTCCGGGGGCTTGAAGGAAATGCGACCCGCATCTATTTCGAGCTCTTTCATTATCTTATCAGGAATTCATTGTTTGAATTCCACGGCAGAAACCGGCGTCCCCCCCTGGACCCCGTGAACGCAATGCTCTCCTTCGTGTATACATTGCTTACAAATGAAGTCCTTTCGGCCATAAAGACGTGCGGGCTCGACCCATACCTGGGGTGCCTGCACGAAGTGAGCTATGGAAGGCCTTCCCTTGCCTGCGACCTGGTGGAAGAGTACCGCTGTTTCCTGGGAGACAGGATCGTGCTGGGCCTGATCAACCGCAAGGCCGTAACCCCGGATGACTTTGTTTTCAGGAAGAACTCACCGGACAACTACGTGACTGAAGAAGAAATGAAGGCGAAAAGGCCCGTTGAAATGAAACCTTCCATGAACAGGGTTTTTGTCAAGAGTTACGAGAGGGTAATGAACAAAAGAATACGATATGGAAACCCTCCTATAAAAACGAACTACAGGATGCTTATCCTTCACCAGTCAAGGGCCTTTGCAAGATACCTGGAAGACCCTGAAACTCCTTATGTACCGTTCGAGTGGGAGGCCTAG
- a CDS encoding DNA primase, protein MREKKIGARKGGKDPIDFRLVTARLEKGIMEGKDPARCLEILSREDVWKKLDAQMQLKWARLAQMGGDVELALKIFTHLNQTSPRKTDAWIEHLELLSILGRKERLAQVLAASRNHIGEEQHRIWRGSYQSETEERDRDIGAALEPFEKLRQREEAVQRYLDLFSGREDCFARQWANRPEGKQGYVPVRRPMAEQDVEEHLSGKKTYGIYLLRTDSTVRVAVIDVDVDAKFRKGNLNRDDKDLIRRERAYIFTRIIEMAKESGLMPVSEFSGGKGFHFWFFFEKPVSAGSARRPLERIRQTLEKDLSAFQIEVFPKQDNLSGKGFGNLVKLPLGVHRLTGKRSYFIDCHDRGVEAQLAFLQKIRATDPEKILVPADGIKRGEVLIHPRMKGWADKYPELASLESLCPPLGQVIASCRNGKPLSLREEKILFQTVGFLPRAGSLVHHLLSSVPDYNPHMVDYKLSRLRGSPLGCRRIHSLLSFTGDICPFNRPAAYPHPLLHVDQWKEDAHERSEKVNDLSSALENLKRAIAQTEAFLQ, encoded by the coding sequence ATGAGAGAGAAGAAAATCGGGGCGAGAAAGGGGGGAAAAGACCCCATTGATTTCAGGCTGGTGACGGCAAGGCTTGAGAAGGGAATCATGGAGGGAAAGGATCCTGCCAGATGCCTTGAAATCCTGTCACGCGAGGATGTCTGGAAGAAGCTGGATGCCCAAATGCAGTTAAAGTGGGCAAGGCTTGCGCAAATGGGAGGAGACGTGGAGCTTGCCCTCAAGATTTTCACCCATCTCAACCAGACGTCTCCAAGGAAGACCGATGCGTGGATAGAGCATCTGGAACTCCTCTCAATCCTAGGCCGGAAAGAGCGGCTTGCCCAGGTCCTGGCCGCATCGAGGAATCATATCGGGGAGGAACAGCACCGGATCTGGCGCGGATCCTACCAAAGCGAAACAGAAGAAAGGGACCGTGATATCGGGGCAGCCCTTGAGCCCTTTGAAAAACTCAGGCAAAGGGAGGAAGCGGTTCAAAGGTATCTCGATCTTTTCTCAGGGAGGGAGGATTGTTTCGCACGTCAGTGGGCTAACAGACCAGAAGGAAAGCAGGGTTACGTGCCGGTTCGCCGGCCAATGGCGGAACAGGACGTGGAGGAGCATCTATCCGGGAAGAAAACCTACGGCATATATCTCCTTCGCACCGATTCGACCGTCAGGGTTGCGGTTATTGACGTGGATGTGGATGCAAAATTCAGGAAAGGCAACCTCAACAGGGATGATAAAGACCTCATCAGGAGAGAACGTGCCTATATTTTCACCAGGATCATTGAAATGGCAAAGGAGTCCGGGCTCATGCCCGTTTCGGAGTTCAGCGGGGGAAAGGGTTTTCACTTTTGGTTCTTCTTCGAAAAACCGGTTTCAGCCGGGAGCGCAAGAAGGCCCCTTGAGAGAATCAGGCAGACCCTGGAAAAGGACCTGTCTGCCTTTCAGATAGAGGTGTTTCCTAAACAGGACAACCTTTCAGGTAAAGGCTTCGGTAACCTGGTTAAACTGCCCCTGGGAGTACACCGGCTCACCGGGAAGCGATCGTACTTTATCGACTGCCATGACCGCGGAGTGGAAGCGCAACTGGCGTTCCTTCAAAAGATCCGGGCGACGGACCCTGAGAAGATCCTGGTGCCGGCAGATGGAATAAAAAGGGGGGAGGTACTCATTCACCCGAGGATGAAGGGATGGGCCGACAAATATCCTGAACTGGCAAGCCTTGAATCCCTGTGCCCTCCCCTTGGACAAGTCATTGCTTCCTGCAGGAACGGAAAACCTCTCTCGTTAAGGGAAGAGAAGATCCTCTTCCAGACGGTCGGATTTCTTCCCAGGGCTGGGAGCCTCGTGCATCATCTGCTCTCGTCAGTGCCGGATTACAACCCTCACATGGTGGATTACAAATTGAGCAGGTTGCGCGGGAGCCCCCTTGGATGCAGACGAATTCACTCCTTGTTGAGTTTTACCGGGGATATCTGCCCGTTCAACCGTCCGGCCGCATACCCACACCCGCTCCTGCACGTGGATCAATGGAAAGAGGATGCCCATGAACGTTCAGAGAAGGTAAACGATCTCTCCTCGGCCCTTGAAAATCTCAAGAGGGCCATCGCGCAGACGGAGGCGTTCCTGCAGTAA
- a CDS encoding FAD-binding protein codes for MNPEAIRLLSDLLGPSNLKTALEDRITYAFDASGTRAIPEAVLFPRTREDVPEIVKIAARFGIPITARGAGSGLTGGAVAPSSGMVLDMSCLDRIIRIDPGNLLAEVEPGVVTAELQAAVEREGLFYPPDPASGSFSTIGGNIAENAGGMRAVKYGVTRNYVMGLEVVLASGEVIHTGSKCLKDVVGYDLTTLFVGSEGTLGIITRAILRLLPLPEARRTLLALFPSMSKAAETVPRLFKSRVVPSTLEFMDRVCIEVVSKYLESGFPENAEAVLLIEVDGRRSAVNEEMGEVHRVCKEQGAMEIQTAASESERDVLWRSRRSIHNALRRLRPRWEEEDVSVPIASIPAMIETMEQIRRSHGLLLACFGHVGDGNLHISYVPKDETATDSPRLGRARHDILRAAVDLEGRIAAEHGIGSIKRKEIGWNLDQPTLHLMETVKHLLDPDGIFNPGKIFPGEEAGSHAS; via the coding sequence ATGAATCCGGAGGCTATAAGACTTCTTTCAGACCTTCTTGGCCCATCCAATCTAAAAACGGCCCTTGAAGACCGTATAACTTACGCCTTTGACGCTTCGGGCACCAGGGCAATACCGGAAGCGGTCCTGTTTCCGCGCACCAGGGAGGATGTACCTGAAATAGTCAAAATAGCGGCCCGCTTCGGGATCCCCATCACGGCCCGGGGGGCGGGGAGCGGACTTACCGGCGGGGCCGTCGCACCTTCCAGCGGAATGGTCCTTGACATGAGCTGTTTAGACCGCATCATCCGGATCGATCCCGGAAATCTCCTGGCCGAAGTAGAGCCCGGGGTCGTCACGGCCGAACTTCAGGCTGCGGTCGAAAGGGAGGGTCTGTTCTACCCCCCTGATCCGGCCAGCGGGTCCTTTTCCACCATCGGCGGCAATATTGCGGAAAACGCCGGAGGAATGCGGGCCGTAAAATACGGTGTCACCCGCAATTATGTCATGGGGCTGGAGGTGGTGCTTGCCTCGGGGGAGGTGATCCACACGGGATCAAAGTGCCTGAAAGACGTGGTGGGTTATGATCTTACCACCCTGTTCGTGGGTTCTGAAGGAACCCTGGGGATCATTACCAGGGCCATTCTGAGGCTCCTGCCCCTGCCAGAAGCAAGGCGAACGTTACTGGCCCTGTTTCCATCCATGTCAAAGGCCGCGGAAACCGTTCCCCGCCTTTTCAAGAGCCGCGTTGTCCCCTCCACCCTGGAATTCATGGACAGGGTGTGCATCGAGGTCGTAAGCAAATATCTTGAATCGGGTTTCCCTGAAAACGCCGAGGCCGTTCTCCTTATAGAGGTGGACGGGAGGAGGTCAGCGGTGAACGAGGAGATGGGGGAAGTGCACCGTGTCTGTAAGGAACAGGGGGCCATGGAGATCCAAACGGCGGCAAGTGAATCGGAACGGGATGTTCTTTGGCGTTCCCGCAGATCCATCCATAACGCCCTCAGAAGACTCCGCCCGAGATGGGAAGAGGAGGACGTATCGGTTCCCATCGCTTCCATACCCGCCATGATTGAGACCATGGAGCAGATCCGCCGCTCCCACGGTCTCCTGCTGGCCTGTTTCGGTCACGTTGGAGACGGGAACCTTCATATAAGCTATGTTCCCAAGGACGAAACGGCGACTGATTCCCCGCGACTTGGCCGTGCAAGGCACGACATCCTGCGTGCCGCAGTGGATCTTGAAGGCCGCATTGCTGCGGAGCACGGAATAGGATCGATCAAGAGAAAAGAAATCGGCTGGAACCTGGATCAACCGACCCTCCATCTAATGGAAACCGTAAAACACTTGCTCGATCCTGACGGAATTTTCAACCCTGGAAAGATCTTCCCCGGGGAGGAGGCCGGCAGCCATGCCTCATGA
- a CDS encoding (Fe-S)-binding protein, with amino-acid sequence MPHENSVKESGQGQGLAGLGALLLKCTKCGECRSVCPVFNELGEEKYVARGKLALVDALGAGELPPTDALREALEQCLLCLSCEARCGSGVPVSRIITEARAELARDLGRPLPKRMLYRLLASGRGMVNLAFRTGSLLQPFLFRRIPGTSGLKRRFPLPLVDRDLHVPRLALRPFRSREERFFPAPDSRDTVVFFTGCLTNFIHTQTAGSVVKVLNSLGISVIVPGDQACCGAPAHAGGDFGAAGNLARMNLKALNRGRAEGKKVVVPCASGGYMLKSVYSLLMQDDPVYGEMAADTAQRTFDISEYLVNHVGLGNISPHVKSHLSGPVTCHDPCHLNRGQGIREEPRALLKIVCDEFAEMEDPGTCCGSGGIYGITHRDTSKRILEKKIRSILDSGAGIVSTGCPGCIIQITGGLLQRGSMVEATHTIQLLARAMGLV; translated from the coding sequence ATGCCTCATGAAAACTCCGTCAAGGAATCCGGGCAGGGGCAAGGCCTGGCCGGTCTTGGGGCCTTACTCCTGAAGTGTACCAAGTGCGGGGAGTGCCGCAGCGTGTGCCCGGTGTTTAATGAACTCGGGGAAGAAAAATACGTGGCCCGGGGGAAACTGGCCCTGGTGGATGCCCTTGGGGCGGGAGAATTGCCGCCAACCGATGCCCTTCGTGAGGCCTTGGAGCAGTGCCTCCTGTGCCTTTCCTGCGAAGCCCGGTGCGGGAGCGGAGTGCCGGTTTCAAGGATCATCACCGAGGCCAGGGCCGAGCTTGCCCGAGACCTGGGGCGGCCCCTCCCAAAGCGTATGCTCTACCGTCTTCTCGCATCCGGACGGGGCATGGTAAACCTGGCCTTCAGGACCGGTTCCCTTCTACAACCCTTTCTCTTCAGGCGCATCCCCGGAACAAGCGGGCTCAAGCGCCGCTTTCCCCTCCCCCTCGTGGACAGGGACCTCCATGTGCCAAGGCTGGCCCTCCGCCCCTTTCGCTCCAGGGAGGAAAGGTTTTTCCCCGCCCCTGATTCAAGGGACACGGTGGTCTTCTTTACGGGGTGCCTTACCAACTTCATTCATACCCAGACCGCCGGCTCAGTGGTGAAGGTATTAAACAGCCTGGGAATATCGGTGATCGTTCCAGGGGACCAGGCGTGCTGCGGCGCACCGGCCCATGCAGGAGGCGATTTCGGCGCTGCCGGGAACCTCGCCCGCATGAATCTCAAGGCCTTGAACAGGGGACGTGCCGAAGGCAAAAAGGTGGTAGTGCCGTGTGCTTCAGGTGGATACATGTTGAAAAGCGTTTATAGCCTCTTGATGCAAGATGATCCCGTTTACGGGGAAATGGCAGCGGACACGGCACAAAGAACCTTCGACATTTCCGAGTACCTTGTAAACCATGTGGGGCTCGGGAACATATCACCCCACGTTAAGTCACACCTTTCAGGCCCCGTTACCTGCCACGACCCATGCCACCTGAACCGGGGCCAGGGAATCAGGGAAGAACCCAGGGCACTGTTGAAAATTGTGTGTGACGAGTTTGCGGAAATGGAGGACCCCGGGACATGCTGCGGCTCGGGCGGCATTTACGGAATTACCCACCGGGACACCTCGAAGCGTATCCTTGAGAAGAAGATCAGGAGCATACTGGATTCAGGCGCAGGGATCGTTTCAACAGGATGCCCCGGTTGCATCATCCAGATAACAGGCGGACTGCTTCAGCGGGGCTCAATGGTAGAGGCAACCCATACCATCCAATTGCTGGCAAGGGCCATGGGGCTGGTTTAA
- a CDS encoding ATP-binding protein, whose protein sequence is MIPRVIKLPIGKKSFFLFGPRQVGKSTLVRKELAQKYHIEIDLLKRDEFLKYRLDPALFRSEIEFAAKNGKKFIVFIDEIQKLPFLLDEIHYLIEKFKGQLTFILTGSSARKLKRSSVNMLAGRAWEFRLYPFTFMELGDAFHLNDALLKGTLPPIVHENPEDAFFTLKAYTQTYLKEEILDEALVRNVEAFGRFLDIAADQSGRIVNYSTIGRDTGVSGKNIKNYYQILEDTLIAIRLEPYLKSARKRLVRHPKYYLFDIGVINSLCSRITPRSITVPTVLGNLFEHFIILETKRLVHYGKRPAKLFHWRSSQGAEVDLIIEEEENLFAVEIKTMRRVKKADLRGLRSFCKDYPQAIPMCVSICDRPYTAGEIPVLPWRDFFHELDLV, encoded by the coding sequence ATGATTCCCAGAGTGATAAAATTACCTATTGGTAAAAAAAGTTTTTTTCTATTTGGCCCCCGCCAGGTAGGAAAAAGCACCCTTGTTCGCAAGGAGCTTGCACAGAAATACCACATAGAGATTGATCTTTTAAAAAGGGATGAATTTCTTAAATACAGGCTTGATCCGGCATTATTCCGCTCTGAAATCGAGTTTGCGGCCAAAAACGGCAAAAAATTCATCGTATTCATAGACGAAATACAAAAATTACCTTTCCTCCTGGATGAAATCCATTACCTGATTGAGAAATTCAAGGGGCAGCTTACCTTTATCCTTACGGGCTCCAGTGCCAGAAAACTCAAGCGTTCATCAGTTAATATGCTGGCAGGAAGGGCATGGGAGTTCAGGCTTTATCCATTTACCTTTATGGAACTGGGGGATGCCTTCCATCTGAATGACGCCCTTTTGAAGGGCACCCTCCCCCCGATAGTTCATGAAAACCCGGAGGATGCCTTCTTCACCCTAAAGGCCTATACCCAAACCTATCTCAAGGAAGAGATCCTGGATGAGGCCCTTGTGAGAAACGTTGAGGCATTCGGCCGGTTCCTGGATATCGCTGCCGACCAGAGCGGAAGGATCGTCAATTATTCAACTATCGGAAGAGATACGGGTGTTTCCGGAAAAAACATCAAGAATTATTATCAGATACTGGAGGACACCCTGATTGCAATCCGGCTTGAGCCGTATTTGAAAAGTGCAAGGAAAAGACTTGTTCGCCACCCCAAGTACTACCTTTTCGACATCGGAGTAATAAACAGTCTTTGCAGTAGAATTACCCCAAGATCCATAACTGTTCCGACAGTTTTAGGAAACCTCTTCGAACACTTCATCATCCTTGAAACAAAACGATTAGTGCATTATGGAAAACGTCCCGCAAAGCTCTTTCATTGGCGATCTTCCCAAGGGGCTGAAGTCGATCTCATAATCGAAGAAGAAGAAAACCTGTTTGCGGTGGAAATCAAGACCATGCGAAGAGTAAAAAAAGCCGACCTTCGTGGTCTGCGATCCTTTTGCAAAGATTACCCTCAAGCGATACCGATGTGTGTCTCTATCTGTGACAGGCCATACACAGCAGGTGAGATCCCGGTGCTCCCGTGGCGGGACTTTTTCCATGAACTGGATTTGGTGTGA